The region TCAACACCGTCTCCCCCTCCAGCAAACTGTTGATCCCCAATAATGAACAAGAAAAGGTTCCAGCCGATCAAAGGGATCGCATCGTGCTGGGGGAATACACCCTGGAAGTGACCCCCTCGGAGGAGACCGCCCGGCTGGGACAAGCCCTCGGCCGGCACCTGTCCTTCGCGGAAGCGCTGGAACTGGAAAAGCGGCTCGTCATCCTGGATGATGACACCTTCCGGGATTTCGTCACCCTGTCCACGGAAGTGAACGCCCGAATCCGCATCGAATCGGATAAGGGCACCGTCGTCAACAAAGCCCTGTGGTACGAGGAAAACCTTCCGCCGGAATCGGTGCTGTACAGCTTTCTGTTCGCCGGCCACGTCCGGGGCGGAGGCGAGGAATCCTTCCAAACGGACAAGGACGTTCTGAACTATCTAATGGATGACGATCATTTCCCCGCCGTCTTCCAATTGGGGGGAAATTCGACCATCGGACGGGGCATCCTGCGGAGGATCTGGTTGTAAGGAGGGAGCATCCATGGCGCAAAAGATCCGGGCCATCGCCAATGCGAGGGCCGCGTACGCCTTCGAAAAGGTCAAAGGGTTTGTCAAAAAAGCGGAAAAGGAGACGCAAAAGCAGCGGGAATACCGCTCCTACCTGAAAAAGATGCCGGCCATGGTGCAGGTGAACGGATTGGGAGAGACCCTCGCCTTCTACTATGCCAAGGGCGGTGTCTACAGGGAGATTTACGAGCAAATCGCCGAGTGGATCCAGAAAAGCATGCCATTTTTGATCGACGAGGACAATCAAGGCGAGAAAAAGGATTTCATCGAAATCCTGGTGAACATGGAAAGTCCCAAATACCGCCTGGTGACGATGGAAGTGCTGGCCCTTCTCAACTGGATGCACCGTTTTGCGGAGGGAATGATCGATGTCAAGGAATCAGCCCAATAAGAAGAATGAAAAAGAAAAATGGATGATTTTCCATCCGCTTGACACGGCGGAGATTTACCGCAATCTGCTTGCCGGGAATCAGTCTTCCGGCAGAAGACAGTCATCAAAGAAAGGAGACCCCAACAAGCAAATAGATCATCTGTGGTACGATGTACACTATCGTCAACAAAAAACCTATGCAAAAAAGGAATCGAAGAACCGTCTATACCCGCTGAAGAAAGAAATCGCCCTCTCCAACGAGCAACTGGAAACTTATCGTCAGGTGCTGAAGCAGCGCCGGGAAGCCTTGGCCCTTTTGAGCCGGTATCAACGGGTCAAAATTTTGCACGGCAGACCGACGGGGAAAGCTTTTCCCGGCCTGGGGGCCGCCCACGTGCGGGAAGCTACGCTGACGATTCACCCCGTGTACGGCGTCCCCTACCTCCCCGGCTCCTCGATAAAGGGTGTAGTCCGCCACTGGGCTCTCGAAGCTTTTTTCGAGGGGAGCGAAAAGGCGTATGAAACGGCCCTGAAGGGGGAAGCCGGGGAAGCGCAGGCGCGTCACGCCCGCGCAATCCGCGACGTTTTCGGCGATCAGGAGCATTCCGGCGCCGTCCAGTTCCATGACGCTTTTGCCTGCGAAGAAGTCTGCCTCAAACCCGACGTCTTGACGGTCCATTTCGGGGATTATTATCAACAAGGCAAGCCGCCGACGGATCGCATGGACCCGGTTCCCAACGAATTTTATGGCGTGGAAGCGCCTTATTTCGAATTTGTCATCACCCTGGCGGGGGAACGGGATTTCTCCCTGGAAGGTGATGACCTGTTGGAAGTGGCGGGAACGTGGCTCAAGCAGGCTCTTTCGGAAATGGGGATCGGAGCCAAAACCACCTCCGGATACGGCTGTTTCGATTTCTTTGTGGATCGGACGGAGGATACCCTGCAGCAAGGGTTCCAATGCCTTGAAAGTCGGGAGGAAAAACGCAAGGCCCAAGAAGAGGCCTTGCGTCGGGAAAGGGAAGAACGGGAGCGAAAAGAAGCCTGGGCCAGGAAATGGGCCGCGATGTCCGAAGAGGAAAGGCTGCTCTATGAGATCGAACAATTGAAATCGGATCATCATGAGGATCGGGAAAAGAGCAAATCCGAACTGTATGAACGGGTGGTGGCGCAGGCCGAGCAGGGGAATTTGGAGCCCGCCCGGGCACTGAGGAAATACTGGGAAGAAACCGGCGACTGGCATGTGAAGAAAAAGAAGAAAAAGCAGCATGAAAAGGTTCAAATTCTCCTCCGGCTATTGGGAGAATCCTGATTTCCGGACCGTTTCCAACTGGCAGCGTCCGCGTCTATGGGTATTGTCCAAGATGAATCTGTGAACCTTTCCCTTCGAGGTTCACAGATTTTTTCATATCTTGACCCTGGTATCCCCCTCTCCGGATTGTCTTTTCCAGAAAAAAGGACTCACACCATCTGCCACCCCGGCGTTTTTATGAGGTGTTGACGTGACCATTAAGGACATGGCTAAAGCCGGTTCCTCTTTCGCTGAGGTGTTCTGATTGTGACAAGTATAGGTATAGGTTCCCCAGTCGGCACGCCTTGTGTCAATCCTCTTTAATGAATGCGCCCCCTCATTTAACCATTTTCAATCAATCTGATGGTTGTTTCGAATACTGCAGCGTGCCCGTTTTTCCTTATATGCCGAGGAATTCCGCGTTTGCGAACAACCCCCTGGAGTCGAGCCGACACTCCCGATGTTCGCAAATCATACCTGTATGGTAATCTAATTCGACGGTACCGGAAAGTTATGTGAAGAATGTTGCATCTTCACACGTTGATAACCGCTTCAATTCTCTCAAGACTTTGCTATCCTTCAACGATGGATTTAAAGAAACAACGTCATTGACAAATTGGATTGTTTTGCTTTCTATTTCCGAAATTAATTCATCTTTGCCAATCACAGCACCCCGCCAATGGTAATACTCCGGTTCAATCGGATCCGTAAGTACATAACCAGTAAAGCTTTCCAGTTTCAATGTAATCAAGTTTACAGTGATATGCCGTCTATCGCTTATGAATTCAATCCAAACCGACGATTCAATATCCGGAACAGCTACATACTTTTTCCCGCTTTTAATTTTGTTTTTCGCATGATTTAACATTTTGAACCAAAGAACCAACAGATCATGTCCAAAAGGTATATCCTTGTCACAAAAACCGAAATTTTTGTTATTAAAAATCAATTCTAATTGCCCTTCAATT is a window of Planifilum fimeticola DNA encoding:
- the cmr4 gene encoding type III-B CRISPR module RAMP protein Cmr4, translated to MFTEVKPFLLYAVSSVHAGSGSEVGLVDLPIQREQHTGFPKIESSSLKGAIRAACSYLARDDEEAKRRIRLIFGSDPSETEGDGSRELQAGAISLADARLLLFPVKSMRGVFAWITCPYVLRRWNSELELFGKGSHEMFPVPEVNTVSPSSKLLIPNNEQEKVPADQRDRIVLGEYTLEVTPSEETARLGQALGRHLSFAEALELEKRLVILDDDTFRDFVTLSTEVNARIRIESDKGTVVNKALWYEENLPPESVLYSFLFAGHVRGGGEESFQTDKDVLNYLMDDDHFPAVFQLGGNSTIGRGILRRIWL
- the cmr5 gene encoding type III-B CRISPR module-associated protein Cmr5, translated to MAQKIRAIANARAAYAFEKVKGFVKKAEKETQKQREYRSYLKKMPAMVQVNGLGETLAFYYAKGGVYREIYEQIAEWIQKSMPFLIDEDNQGEKKDFIEILVNMESPKYRLVTMEVLALLNWMHRFAEGMIDVKESAQ
- the cmr6 gene encoding type III-B CRISPR module RAMP protein Cmr6, which translates into the protein MSRNQPNKKNEKEKWMIFHPLDTAEIYRNLLAGNQSSGRRQSSKKGDPNKQIDHLWYDVHYRQQKTYAKKESKNRLYPLKKEIALSNEQLETYRQVLKQRREALALLSRYQRVKILHGRPTGKAFPGLGAAHVREATLTIHPVYGVPYLPGSSIKGVVRHWALEAFFEGSEKAYETALKGEAGEAQARHARAIRDVFGDQEHSGAVQFHDAFACEEVCLKPDVLTVHFGDYYQQGKPPTDRMDPVPNEFYGVEAPYFEFVITLAGERDFSLEGDDLLEVAGTWLKQALSEMGIGAKTTSGYGCFDFFVDRTEDTLQQGFQCLESREEKRKAQEEALRREREERERKEAWARKWAAMSEEERLLYEIEQLKSDHHEDREKSKSELYERVVAQAEQGNLEPARALRKYWEETGDWHVKKKKKKQHEKVQILLRLLGES